ATGAGCTCGAGCACCTGACGCTCGCGGGCGGTGAGTTCGGCGATCGCGTCGACATCGGATGCTGCCGGGCCCGCGATGCCCGGGCCGGCACCTGCCTTGGGCCTGCCCGACCCCATGCCGCCGTCGAGCGCGAGCCCCGCCGCCGCGGCGACCTGTTCGACGCGGTCGCGCACCGCACCCACCCCGCCGCTCAGCGCGAGGTCGAAGGCGCTCTGGAGCGTGACCTTCGCCGCAGCGCGGTCGCCGCCGGCGAGTTCGGCCTCGCCCTGGCGGGTGAGGGCGTAGGGCGCGAGGTAGCCGGGGGCGGTGGGGGCGGCCGCAGCCTTCGCGGCGGCCTGCCAGGCCGCAGCGTCGGAGCCGGGCGCCCCTTCGGGGGCTTCGGCGAGTTCGGCTTCGAAGAACGCAGCCCAGAGCGGCTGCGTGGGCCAGCTGCGCATGCCGGCGAGCACCTCGCGGAGCGCCGGTTCGGCCGCCCCGATCTCGGCGGCGAGGGCATCGGGGATGCCGCCCGCCCGCTCGACGGCACCGGCACGGGCGGCTCCGACGACGCGAGCCGCGACCCAGACGAGCGGAAGGCCGTAGCCGGGCAGCGGCGCCTCGGGCTCATCGAGCACCCGCTTGGCGTCGCGCCAGGCGCCGGCGATATCGCCGGCGGCGAGCGCGACCTCGGCGGCGACCCGGCTGACGCTGAGCCGGGTCTGCTCCTCGACCTCCATGATCTCGGTCATCGTCGAGCGGACCCTGCGCAACTGCTCGGCGGCCCGCACCGGCTCGCCGAGCCAGAGGATCGACCAGATGCGCGCCCGCTGCAGGTACACCCCGAACGGCCCGGGCGGGTCGAGGGCGAGCGCGCGTTCGATCAGCGCCGCCGCGCGATCCCATTCGCCGAGTGCGAAGAGCGGGTCGACGGCGTTGGAGGCCAGGATCAGACCGGAACTGCGCTCGACGCCCTGCGCCCGCGCCTGCTCGAGCCCCTCTTCGGCGAGGCGCACCGCCTCGGCGTAGTTGCCGACGAGGAAGTGCAGGTCTGACGCGTTGACCCAGTAGCGCAGCGTCGCGGCCCCGTCGCCGTGCGCGAGTTCGCGGGCGCGTTCGAGCCCGGCGAATCCGGCCTCGACCTCGCCGCGGCTCGCCCGGCTGACGGCGGCCACGTTCGCGGCGATCGAGGCGTAGCGCGGCGACTCGACCTCGAGCGCGACCTCGAGCGCTCGTTCGGCGGTATCGACCGCTTCGTCGAGCCGGCCCTCGATCATGAACCGGCCCGAGAGCACGATGAGCACCGTCATGCGGAGCTCGCTCGGACGCTCGCCGAGCACCTCGAGCGCCTCTTCGAGCACCGGGATCGACCCCGGCCGACCGACGCTGGCGAGGTCTGTCGCCTTGTCGCGCAGGAATCGGGGGTACTGCGGGTCGTCGCGCGGGCACTCGGCGAGCGCGGCCTTCACGAGTGCGAGGCTCCGCTCACCCTCGCCCGCATTGCGGAGGTGCGATGCGGTGCGCCCCATCAGCTCGAGCTTCGTCATGCCCGATGCCTGCTCGGGCTCCGGCACCACGTCCCACAGGCCGATCGCCCGTTCGCCGAGCTGCGCGGCGGTGCTGTAAGCGGCGGCGGCACGCGCCTCGCGCATCGCATGGATCGTGGCGGGGAAGGCCCGCGCGGCATCGTGCGCGCCGAGCCAATGGAACGAGATCTCGGCCGCGAGACGCCGGGTGCCGGCCGCCGCCGCCGTCTCGTAGGCCTCGGCGTAGCGCGAGTGGAATCTCGCCCGCTCGCCGGGCAGCAGGTCGGCGAGGATCGCCTCGCGCACGAGGGCGTGCCGGAACGCGTAGTCGTCGCCGTCGATGGTCAGCACCCCGGCGAGCACGCTCTCGCGGGCGGCGAGGTCGAGTTCGTCGGCCGTGCCGTCGAAGACCGTCTCGAGCAGCGTGTGCGAGATGCGCACGCCGCCCACGCTGATGACTCGCAGCAGCGCCTGCGCCGGATCGCTGAGCCGCTCGTATCGCGCCAGTAGCAGCTCGCGCAGCGTGTCGGGCAACTCGCCCTCGTCTCGGCAGCCGTCGAGGCCGACGAGTTCTTCGACGAAGAACGGCACGCCGTCGCTGCGCCGGAAGACGGTGTCGATGACCGAGTCGGTGGGCGGCTCGCCGACGAGCGACTTCGTGAGCTTGCGCACCTGGGCCCGGGAGAGCCGAGAGAGGTCGCGGCGCTCGACCCAGCGATCGCGCTCGGCCTCGGAGAGGAAGGCGCGCAGCGGATGGCCCCTCGTGACGTCTTCGCTGCGATAGGTCAGCACCGTGAGCACCCGGCTCGAGCCGAGCGCGCGCATGAGGAACCGCAGCAGCGCGAGCGTCGCCGTGTCGACCCAGTGCAGGTCTTCGATGAGGAGCACCACCGGTCGCTCGCGCGAGACCGTCTCGAGCAGCACCGCGATGCCCTCGTGCAGCTGGCCGGTCGCGGCGCCCACGCCCGCCGGGGCCGCGACGGCAGCCGCTTCGGGGTCGGATGCCACGAGCTCGGGCAGGAGCGCCGCGAGCGCCGGGCTGCCCGGGCCGGCCGCTTCGAGCACCCGTTCGGGCCCGATGTCGGCGATGAGCGTGCGCAGTGCCGCCTTCACAGGCGCGTAGGGCGCCGCGACGCTGCCGAGGTCGACGCACTGGCCTGCCAGGAGGCGCACGTCTGAAGGCAGCCCGAGCTGGAACTCGCGCACGAGCCGCGTCTTGCCGATGCCCGCTTCGCCGCCGATGACGACGGTGAAGGGCGCGCCTGCGCGCACCTCGTCGAGGCGCTCGTTGAGCCTCGCGAGGTCGGCGTCACGGCCGACCATGGCCGCCGCTGACGTGGTCACGATCTCATCGTGCCACGTCCTTCCGACAGCGGCAGCCGCCGCGGCATCCGTGATCGCGCTCGGCGGAATCTCCGATGCGGTCGCGTGCCCGTTCGTCGACGCCGTCGCCTGCGCGATCGCCGTCGGGATCACCGCAGGGCGAGGCGCGGCGCGCGGTGCAGGTGACCTCGGCGACGAGCCGGTTCCGGCGACGCCCCCGCGTCGCCGGAACCCGCCTCGTCGACCGCCCGCTGCATTCCGAGCTCGCGCTCGGCGCGGTGCACGTCGGTCTGGTGCGCGTGCAGTGCCATGAAATCCGCAGAGAACTGCATGATCCCCTCCTGGGTCGTTCCGATCGTTCGACCGGATGCCTCCAGCGTGCGCTCTGAGGCACCTGAGGCTCATCGGGCGATCGCCCTATTTCCTGCGTCGGCACCTCAGATCCGCCTGAGGAGGCCGCTCACGCACGAACGGTCGGCCGAGCAGTCGGCCGGCCGCTCGCTCTCGGCGCTCAGCCGAGGATCGTCGGCGTGCGGCGGTAGCCGTCGCGACCGAACTGCACGAGTGCGGCGGAGATCGCCACGACGGCGACCATCGCGAGCACGGCGAGGAACAGTATCGAGAACATGGCGCACCTCCCTCCTGCACATCTCCATGGATCTGACGAAACCTCAGTGAAGCCTGCCGCGGCGAGCGGCCGCCGTCGTCAGGGCGACCACCGAATCGGGTGTCGGGGTACCCGCCGGGGTCAGCACCGAGGGCTCCGGCGCGCCCCAGGCACGGGCGAGCGGCACGACGCCCGCCCAGACGGCGTGGTCCTCGCCGTCGTCGACCGCCTCCGACGCGCCGGCGGCCCTCGTCTTCATGACGACGTCGTCGAGGCGGAGTCGCAGCACCCGGGTCGCGGCGATCTCCTTGCGGGTCATCGCCCGCACCTCGTCGGCGCGGCCCGGCATGAGCCGCGCCGCGAGCGCGAGGAGCGCAGCATCCGCCGCCTCGCCCTCGACGGGCTCGAGCACGCCGTACGCGACCGCGCTGCGGTAGTTCATCGAGCTGTCGAAGAGGGAGCGGGCGAAGACGAGTCCGTCGAGCGCGGTCACCGCGAACGCGACGGTCTGGCCTTCGGATGCCGCGCGCAACGCGAATCCGCCGCCGGTCGAGCCGTGCACGAACACGTACTCGCCGTCGCGGGCGTAGCCCATCGGCACGACGATCGGCATGCCCTCGACCGCGACGGCGAGGTGGCCGACCAGCTCGGTGTCGAGCAGCTCGAAGAGCGCGTCGCGGTCGGTCGTCTGGCGTTCGGACATGCGGCGGATGCGGCGAGGTGCCGAGGTCTGGGATGCGGTGTCGATCGTGGTCACCCTTCGAGTGTCGGCGCTACACTGGTCGCGTTCGCAGTCCAGTTCTCGCAATTGAGACCAGTCCAGTGGGGAGCGCCGTGGACGGGCCGATCGTCGACATCGACCGCAGCTCCGCCACGCCGATCGGCGCGCAGCTCGTCGACAGGCTGCGGCAGGGGGTGCTCGTCGGCAGCCTCCGCCCGGGCGATCCGGTGCCGTCGACCAGGGCGCTCGCGAGCGCGCTCGGCATCTCCCGGAGCGTGGTCGTCGCGGCGTACGACCAGCTCGTCGGCGAGGGCTACCTGGAGACGAGGCAGGGAGCTGCGACCCGCGTCGCCGAGCTCGGCCCCCGGCCCGATCGATCCGCGGATGCCGCGGCGTCCACGCCGTCGGCAGCGTCGACGTCGGCCGCCGCGGCCGCGACGACCGCGGCGGCGCTCCACGCGCACGCCACGATCGCGCCTCCTGCGGAACCCCGCATCAACCTGCTCCCCGGCCGGCCCTCGACCTCACGCCTCGACACCCGGGCCTGGCGCGCAGCCTGGCGACGGGCCGCGGCCGCCGAGATCCCGGCGGACTCGCCACCGCCGTTCGGCGTGCCGCGACTGCGCGCCGAGATCGCCGACCACCTGCGCCACGCGCGCGGGCTCGCCTGCTCACCCGACGACGTCGTCGTCACCGCGGGCACGAGCGAGGCGCTCGGGCTCGTGGCATCCGTTCTGGCGGACCTCGCCGGGCGACCTCCCGTGATCGCGATCGAGCACCCCGGCTACCCGTCGGCGCGCCGCCTGTTCGCGCGGCGGGGCGCCCGCACCGCGCCCGTCGCCCTCGACCGCGACGGCTTCGACGTCGGCGCCCTGCGGCGCCTGCCGAGCCCGCTCGACGCCGTCCTCGTGACCCCGAGCCACCAGTACCCGCTCGGCGGACGCCTGCCCGTCTCGACCCGCCTCGACCTCATCGGCTGGGCGCGCGCGACGGGCGGCATCGTGATCGAGGACGACTACGACAGCGAGTTCCGCCACCTCGGGCCGCCGCTGCCGGCGCTCGCCTCGCTCGACGACGGCGGCCGAGTCGTGCTCATCGGCAGCTTCTCGAAGGTGCTGACGCCGTGGATCCGGCTCGGCTATCTCGTGCTGCCGCCGGCGAATCGTGAGCTGCGCGAGGCGATCGCCGCATCCCGCGACGACGAGGCCTGCCCCGTTCCCGGCGTCGCCCAGCACGCGATCGCCGAGCTGCTCGCGAGCGGCGCCGTGCGCCGGCACATCGCGGTCGTGCGGCGCGAGTACGCCCACCGGCGCGGGCTCGTGCTCACCGCGCTCGACCGGCTTCCCGGTGCCACCCTCTCGGCGCTCGACGGCGGGCTGCACGCGGTCGTCGAGCTGCCGGATGCCGCGGCATCCGCTGCCCTCGTGACCCGGCTCGCGAGCGAGGGCGTGGCCGTCGCGCCGCTCTCGGACTACTCCGCGGTGCCGGGCGAGGGCCGGCCGGGCATCGTCTTCGGCTACGCGGCGCCGAGCGACACCCGGCTCGTCGAGGGACTCGGGCGCATCCGCGGCGCCATCCTCGACGCCATCGTGCCCGCGCCCTGAGCACCCCGCTCCCTACCGCCGACGGCGAGGGCATGGATAGGGTGAACCGACCGGCGCGCCGAGGGCGGCGCGTCACCCTACGGTTGGAGGGCCCGTGCGGCGAGCAGTCGGTGGAGGCGCGGCGCACTGCATCGCGGGAGTGTTGACGATCTCGGGTGCGCTGCTGCTGAGCGGATGCGTCGCGGCCCCGGCCCCGCCGCCCGTCACGATCGTCGCGACCGTCACGGCGACGCCCACGCCGACGCCCACGCCGACCCCGACGCCGACCCCGGCTCCCGTCGAACCCGCGCCGACGCCCGAACCCGTGCCGAACGCGCCCGCGCCGGTCTACGAACCCGGCCCGGCGGTCGACCTCGGCGTGCGCGACGGCGCCGACGGCACCCCGAAGCTCGATGGGTCCGGCATGCCGATCAGCTACGTCGTGGTCTCGGGCGACAGCTTCTTCGACATCGCGCAGCGCTTCGACCTGCCGCAGCAGCAACTGCTGCGCATGAACCCGCAGGTGCACGACTTCGGGGAGAACGTCTACATCGGCGACGTCATCAACCTCGACTGGACGAAGACCGGATGATCCTGCCCGCCGAGGCCGACGTCATCATCACGATCGCCCCGTGGAACCCCTGGCCGGTCGCGATCCCGCTCGTCGCGCTCCTCGCGGGCGTCGTGGTCTCGTTCATCGGCACCCGGCGCCGCTCGAAGCCGCTGCGCGAGCTCGGGTACGTGATCTTCCTCGTCTCAGCGCTCACCGCCGGCGCCATGGCCTGGGTGCTCTCGGGCATCTGGGACACGCAGGCCCGCGAGCAGGCGCTCGAGGAGCTCGGCTACATCTCCCCGACGTTCAGCGGCGGGATGGCCCTCTCGGAGCACGGCCTGCCGCCGATCGACTTCACCGCGGAGCGCGATGATGGCACGCGGGTGAGCGGAAGACTCATCGACCAGGGCGGCGGGCGCTGGCTCGTGAAGGTCGGCGACTGACGCCGACGTGACTCGCGCCGGCTCGACTCACGCCGGCTCGTCAGGCGAAGAGCGCCTGCCCCACGAACTCCCCTTCGGCGACCCCGCCGGGCACGGCGAAGATCGCCGACCCCACGTGCTTCAGGTACTCGTTCAGTCCGTCACTCGCGAGACTCGTCTGCACGTCGATGAACTGCTGCGGCGAGCGCTGGAACGAGAGGAAGAAGAGCCCCGCGTCGAGCCGGCCGAGCGAGTCGTTGCCGTCGACGAAGTTGTATCCCCTGCGGAGCATACGAGCGCCGCCGTTCGTCGTCGGGTGCGCGAGGCGCACGTGCGCGTTCGTGTCGATGAGCGGCGCATCGGTCGCGCCGGTCTTCTCGAAGTCGGGTTCGGTGAACTCGGTGCCGCCCGAGAGCGGGGCGCCCTCGCCCTTGGATCGCCCGACGAGCATCTCCTGCTCACCGAGCTGGACGCGGTCCCAGTTCTCGATGATCATGCGGATGCGACGCGCGACGAGATACGAGCCCCCAGCGAGCCAGGCCGGTTCGTCGGATGCCTGCACCCAGACCTGGTCGTCGACGGTCACCGTCTCCTCGGCCTTGACGTTCGCGGTGCCGTCCTTGAATCCGAAGAGGTTGCGGGGCGTCGCCTGGGTCGTCGACGTCGACGAGGTGCGGCCGAATCCGAGCTGCGACCAGCGCAGGCTCGCCCGCCCGAACGCGATGCGGCTGAGGTTGCGGATCGCGTGCACGGCGACCTGCGGATCGTCGGCGCACGCCTGGATGCAGAGGTCGCCGCCCGAGATCTCGGGCACGAGCGCGTCGCCCTGGAAGCGCGGGAGCGGCGCGAGCATCGCCGGGCGCCGGGCGGCGAGGCCGAAGCGATCGGCCCCCGACGCGTCGGCGAAGAGCCCCGGGCCGAACCCGAAGGTGATCGTGAGGCCGCTCGCGGGCAGTCCGAGCGCCTCACCGGTGTCGACCGGCGGCGCGTAGTCGGAGCCGCCGACGGCCCCGCCCTCGGCGACCTCGAGGCCCTGGCTCAGGCGAGCCGCGGCATCCGTCCACTCCGTGAGCAGGGCGATCAGCCCGTCGCGGTCGAGGGTGTCGTCGACGTCGAATGCGGCGAAGTGCAGGCGGTCCTGCGCGGGGGTGACGATGCCGGCCTGGTGCGCGCCGAAGAACGGGTAGACGGATGCCGCCGGGCTCGCCGCTCCCGCCCCGCCGGTGGTTGCCGCGACCGCGACGCCGGCACCTGCCGCAGCGCCGACGACGGCGCCGGCCGCGCCCGCGCCGAGGAAGCCGAACAGCTGGCGCCGGCTGACGGCGGACGCGGCAGCCGCGTCGGCGCCGGCCGCGGGCGTCGCGGTGTCGGGGTGCACCTCGGTCGGTGCCGCGCCCTGCGCGTCACCGGCCGTGGAACGGGAGACGTTCATCAGACCCCGAGCACCGTGGCGGTCAGCTGCGAGAGCGGCTCTGCGAGGGCGTTGACCTGGTCGCTGAGCGCCTTCTTGTCGGCGTCGGTCAGGGTCGCGTAGTCGACGAAGCCCGACTCGAGGGAGCCGTACTCGGCGAGCGCCGCCTCGAGGGCGGTGAACTGCTCGTCGATCTCGGTCGCGAGTGCCGTGCCCTCGTCGCCCTTCGACTCGGCGAGCGCCCGCACCGCGCCGAAGGCGACGCCGGCACCCTGCACGTTGGCGGCGAAGTCCGAGAGGTCGGTGCCCGACCACCAGTCCTCTTCACCCGTGATCTTGCCGGCCGCGACCTCGTCGAGCAGCGCGATCGCGCCGTTCGAGATGGCGTCGAGCGAGACGGTGAAGTCGTCGGCGGTGACGAGGTCGTGCAGTTCGGTGACATCCGCGACGAGGCCGTCGGCGTAGGCCTGGCGCTCGGCGGGGGTCGACGGCGCCCAGTCCTTCAGTGCGTCCTGGCCGTCGGAGTTGAGGTCTCCCGCGGCCGGCGGCCAGAGGTCCTTCTCGATGCGGTGGAAGCCGGTCCACTCGAGGCCGTCGGCGACGGCGTCGACCTCGCGGAAGTCGATCTTCGGGTCGAGGTCGCCGAACGCCTCGGCGGTGGGCTCGATGCGCTCGTACGGCACGCGGGTCGCGGCGAAGAGCGAGCGGGCGGTCTCGTCGTCGCCGGCCGCGTAGGCTGCGGCGAACGCCTCGACGAGCGGCAGCAGCTCGGCCGCCTGCGAGCGCACGTATGCGAGGTACTCGGTGACGGCCTGGTCGGAGAGCGCCTGCTCGTCGGCGGAGACGGCCGAGGCCTCGCCCGTGACCGTGAACTCGGCGAGGCCGATCGGTGCGCCGACCTGCTGGAACTTGCACGCCGTGTAGTAGGTGCCCGGCTCGAGCTGCGCGGTGAAGTCGATCTCCTGCCCTGGGGTGACGTTCTCCTTCTCGCCCACGATGCGCAGCTGGTCGTCGGCGAGGATCTCGAACTCGTTCACGTCGGTGCCGTTGTTTGCGAGCGCGAACGTCACGGCGCCGGCGGGTGCGGTGGCAGCGGCCACGGAGCATCCGTCATCGGTGATGTCGACGGCGATCGCCGAGGCGAGGTCGGCTTTCGCGACGCAGCCGGTGAGGGCGAGCGCGAGTGCGGTCACGGCAGCGGATGCCGCGAGGGCGCGTCGGGTCATGAATGCTCCTGGATTCGAGGTGAGGGGTGAGACGTGTGGGTGAGACGTGGTGATCGGTGGTCAGTTCGCCGCGGCGGGCGCGGTCGTCGGTGCAGCGGTGGCGGCGGGCGCGGGTGCGGGCGCCGGGCGGCGACGCCGGTGCAGCATGCCGAGGTAGAGCGTCGTCGTGACGGCGACGTAGAGGACCCACCCGATGACCTGCGCCCAGGTCGGCTCGGGCGTGAAGTTGAAGATGCCGGCGAGGAGCGTGCCGTACCAGCTGCCCGGCGGCACGAGCTCGACGAGGCTGAACGCATGCGTGCCCCAGCCCGGGATGACCGAGGCCTCCTGAAGGTCGCCGATGCCGTACACGAGCACGCCGGCGGCGACGAGGATGAGGAAGAGCCCGGTCCAGGTGAAGAACTTCGAGAGGTTGATGCGCACGAGCCCGCGCGAGATGCCCCACGAGATGACGATCGCGGTGACGATGCCCAGCAGGGCGCCGACGGTGCCGAGCACCGGGTCGTTGCCGCCCGACACGTTGGCCCAGACGAAGAGGGCCGTCTCGATGCCCTCGCGGCCGACGGCGAGCGCGCCGAGCAGCACGATGGCGAACCACGACCGGTCGACGGCGGCGTCGACCTGGCCGCGCAGCTCCTTCGAGAGGCCCGCGCCGTGCGTGCCCATCCAGAAGATCATCCACGTCACGAGCGCGACGGCGACGAGGGAGAGCACGCCGCCGAGCACCTCCTGCGCTTGGAAGGTCATCGCGTACGGACCCCAGGTGAGCAGCGCACCGACGCCGAGCGACACCGCGACCGCGATGCCGATGCCGAACCAGAGCCGGCCGAAGAGGTCGCGGCGGCCGATCTTGCCGAGGTACGCGACGAGGATGCCGACGATGAGCCCTGCCTCGAGGCCTTCGCGGAGGCCGATCAGGTAGTTGGCGAGCACGCGCGTCTCCCGGATAGAACGGAGTGGATTGAGCCAAGGCTAACCTAACTTCAGCAGACTCGCGAACCCGGACCGTCACACCCGATTCCCATGCTGAACACGGTTTTCGCAGGCGAACGACACCCGCCGGCCGCGGAGGCGTAGCGTGGGAACGTGCTGACTCCGCCGAAGACCGACAAGCGACCCATCGAACGCGTGCACCACGGCGACGTCGTCGTCGACGACTACGAGTGGCTGCGCGACAAGGACGACCCCGAGGTGCTCGCGCACCTGCACGAGGAGAACGCCTACACGAAGGCGAGGACCGAGCACCTCGCGATCCTGCAGGAGCAGATCTTCGAGGAGATCACGACCCGCACCAAGGAGACCGACCTCAGCGTGCCCACCCGCGAGGGCGACTGGTGGTACTACACCCGCACCGTCGAGGGCAGCGAGTACGGCATCCACTGCCGGGTGCCGGCCACCGGCCCCGATGACTGGGAACCCCCGGCGACGGATGACTCGGGCTCCCCGTTGCCCGGCGAGCAGGTGCTGCTCGACGACAACGTCGAGGCCGCGGGCCACGACTTCTACTCGCTCGGCAGCTTCGACGTCACCGCCGACGGCGCGACCCTGCTGTACGCGATCGACCTCGAGGGCGACGAGCGGTACACGATCCGGCTGCGCTCGCTCGACGACTCGGGCCGCGAGTACGACGACGTCATCGAGGGCACCTCGAGCGGCGCGACCTTCGACCCGAGCGGCCGCTACGTGTTCTACGCGACGGTCGACGAGTCATGGCGACCCGACACCATCTGGCGGCACGAGATCGGCACCGCGGCATCCGACGACGTCTCGGTCTTCACCGAACCCGACGAGCGCTTCTGGCTCGGCGTCGGCGTGACCCGCAGCCGCAGGTTCCTCGTGATCGAGGCCGGCTCCAACGTCACGAGCGAGACCTGGCTGCTCGATGCCGCCGAGCCGACCGGCGGGTTCTCCGTCGTCTGGCCCCGCAAGGACGGCGTGGAGTACGACGTCGAGCACGTCGTCGCCGGGGGCAAGGACCGCCTGCTCATCGTGCACAACGACGATGCCTTGAACTTCGAGCTCGTGAGCGTCGCGGCATCCGACCCGCAGGGCGACCGTCGCGTGCTGCTGCCGCACGACCCGGCCGTGCGCCTCGAGGGCGTCGACGCGTTCCGCGACTTCGTCGCCGTCGAGTACCGCCGCGAGGGTCTGCCGCGGGTCGCCGTCGCGAAGGTGCCGGCTGCGGGCCTGCCCGCCGACGCGACGCCCGACGACACCCTGCACGAGCTCGCCTTCGACGAGGCGCTGTTCGCGGTGGGCCTGTCGGGCAACCCCGACTGGGCGCAGCCGACGCTGCGCATCGGCTACACGAGCTTCGTGACCCCGTCGACCGTGTACGACGTCGTCGTGGCGACGGGTGAGAGGCGGCTGCGCAAGCGTCAGGCCGTGCTCGGCGATTACGAAGCGACCCGCTACTCGCAGCGGCGCGAGTGGGCGACGGCCGACGACGGCACGCGCATCCCGGTGTCGCTCGTCTACCGGCACGACCTCGTCGACCTCGGCACGCCCGCCCCGACCCTGCTCTACGGCTACGGCTCGTACGAGCACTCGATCGACCCCGGCTTCGGCATCCCCCGCCTGTCGCTGCTCGACCGCGGCATGATCTTCGCCGTGGCGCACGTGCGCGGCGGCGGCGAGATGGGGCGACTCTGGTACGAGCACGGCAAGAAGCTCGAGA
The DNA window shown above is from Agromyces cerinus and carries:
- the efeU gene encoding iron uptake transporter permease EfeU; this translates as MLANYLIGLREGLEAGLIVGILVAYLGKIGRRDLFGRLWFGIGIAVAVSLGVGALLTWGPYAMTFQAQEVLGGVLSLVAVALVTWMIFWMGTHGAGLSKELRGQVDAAVDRSWFAIVLLGALAVGREGIETALFVWANVSGGNDPVLGTVGALLGIVTAIVISWGISRGLVRINLSKFFTWTGLFLILVAAGVLVYGIGDLQEASVIPGWGTHAFSLVELVPPGSWYGTLLAGIFNFTPEPTWAQVIGWVLYVAVTTTLYLGMLHRRRRPAPAPAPAATAAPTTAPAAAN
- the efeO gene encoding iron uptake system protein EfeO, yielding MTRRALAASAAVTALALALTGCVAKADLASAIAVDITDDGCSVAAATAPAGAVTFALANNGTDVNEFEILADDQLRIVGEKENVTPGQEIDFTAQLEPGTYYTACKFQQVGAPIGLAEFTVTGEASAVSADEQALSDQAVTEYLAYVRSQAAELLPLVEAFAAAYAAGDDETARSLFAATRVPYERIEPTAEAFGDLDPKIDFREVDAVADGLEWTGFHRIEKDLWPPAAGDLNSDGQDALKDWAPSTPAERQAYADGLVADVTELHDLVTADDFTVSLDAISNGAIALLDEVAAGKITGEEDWWSGTDLSDFAANVQGAGVAFGAVRALAESKGDEGTALATEIDEQFTALEAALAEYGSLESGFVDYATLTDADKKALSDQVNALAEPLSQLTATVLGV
- the pdxR gene encoding MocR-like pyridoxine biosynthesis transcription factor PdxR — protein: MDGPIVDIDRSSATPIGAQLVDRLRQGVLVGSLRPGDPVPSTRALASALGISRSVVVAAYDQLVGEGYLETRQGAATRVAELGPRPDRSADAAASTPSAASTSAAAAATTAAALHAHATIAPPAEPRINLLPGRPSTSRLDTRAWRAAWRRAAAAEIPADSPPPFGVPRLRAEIADHLRHARGLACSPDDVVVTAGTSEALGLVASVLADLAGRPPVIAIEHPGYPSARRLFARRGARTAPVALDRDGFDVGALRRLPSPLDAVLVTPSHQYPLGGRLPVSTRLDLIGWARATGGIVIEDDYDSEFRHLGPPLPALASLDDGGRVVLIGSFSKVLTPWIRLGYLVLPPANRELREAIAASRDDEACPVPGVAQHAIAELLASGAVRRHIAVVRREYAHRRGLVLTALDRLPGATLSALDGGLHAVVELPDAAASAALVTRLASEGVAVAPLSDYSAVPGEGRPGIVFGYAAPSDTRLVEGLGRIRGAILDAIVPAP
- the efeB gene encoding iron uptake transporter deferrochelatase/peroxidase subunit gives rise to the protein MNVSRSTAGDAQGAAPTEVHPDTATPAAGADAAAASAVSRRQLFGFLGAGAAGAVVGAAAGAGVAVAATTGGAGAASPAASVYPFFGAHQAGIVTPAQDRLHFAAFDVDDTLDRDGLIALLTEWTDAAARLSQGLEVAEGGAVGGSDYAPPVDTGEALGLPASGLTITFGFGPGLFADASGADRFGLAARRPAMLAPLPRFQGDALVPEISGGDLCIQACADDPQVAVHAIRNLSRIAFGRASLRWSQLGFGRTSSTSTTQATPRNLFGFKDGTANVKAEETVTVDDQVWVQASDEPAWLAGGSYLVARRIRMIIENWDRVQLGEQEMLVGRSKGEGAPLSGGTEFTEPDFEKTGATDAPLIDTNAHVRLAHPTTNGGARMLRRGYNFVDGNDSLGRLDAGLFFLSFQRSPQQFIDVQTSLASDGLNEYLKHVGSAIFAVPGGVAEGEFVGQALFA
- a CDS encoding helix-turn-helix transcriptional regulator, which encodes MTTSAAAMVGRDADLARLNERLDEVRAGAPFTVVIGGEAGIGKTRLVREFQLGLPSDVRLLAGQCVDLGSVAAPYAPVKAALRTLIADIGPERVLEAAGPGSPALAALLPELVASDPEAAAVAAPAGVGAATGQLHEGIAVLLETVSRERPVVLLIEDLHWVDTATLALLRFLMRALGSSRVLTVLTYRSEDVTRGHPLRAFLSEAERDRWVERRDLSRLSRAQVRKLTKSLVGEPPTDSVIDTVFRRSDGVPFFVEELVGLDGCRDEGELPDTLRELLLARYERLSDPAQALLRVISVGGVRISHTLLETVFDGTADELDLAARESVLAGVLTIDGDDYAFRHALVREAILADLLPGERARFHSRYAEAYETAAAAGTRRLAAEISFHWLGAHDAARAFPATIHAMREARAAAAYSTAAQLGERAIGLWDVVPEPEQASGMTKLELMGRTASHLRNAGEGERSLALVKAALAECPRDDPQYPRFLRDKATDLASVGRPGSIPVLEEALEVLGERPSELRMTVLIVLSGRFMIEGRLDEAVDTAERALEVALEVESPRYASIAANVAAVSRASRGEVEAGFAGLERARELAHGDGAATLRYWVNASDLHFLVGNYAEAVRLAEEGLEQARAQGVERSSGLILASNAVDPLFALGEWDRAAALIERALALDPPGPFGVYLQRARIWSILWLGEPVRAAEQLRRVRSTMTEIMEVEEQTRLSVSRVAAEVALAAGDIAGAWRDAKRVLDEPEAPLPGYGLPLVWVAARVVGAARAGAVERAGGIPDALAAEIGAAEPALREVLAGMRSWPTQPLWAAFFEAELAEAPEGAPGSDAAAWQAAAKAAAAPTAPGYLAPYALTRQGEAELAGGDRAAAKVTLQSAFDLALSGGVGAVRDRVEQVAAAAGLALDGGMGSGRPKAGAGPGIAGPAASDVDAIAELTARERQVLELIAEGLSNRQIGERLFISGKTASVHVSAILRKLGAATRTEAAYRAGVLR
- a CDS encoding pyridoxamine 5'-phosphate oxidase family protein, yielding MTTIDTASQTSAPRRIRRMSERQTTDRDALFELLDTELVGHLAVAVEGMPIVVPMGYARDGEYVFVHGSTGGGFALRAASEGQTVAFAVTALDGLVFARSLFDSSMNYRSAVAYGVLEPVEGEAADAALLALAARLMPGRADEVRAMTRKEIAATRVLRLRLDDVVMKTRAAGASEAVDDGEDHAVWAGVVPLARAWGAPEPSVLTPAGTPTPDSVVALTTAAARRGRLH
- a CDS encoding LysM peptidoglycan-binding domain-containing protein, which produces MRRAVGGGAAHCIAGVLTISGALLLSGCVAAPAPPPVTIVATVTATPTPTPTPTPTPTPAPVEPAPTPEPVPNAPAPVYEPGPAVDLGVRDGADGTPKLDGSGMPISYVVVSGDSFFDIAQRFDLPQQQLLRMNPQVHDFGENVYIGDVINLDWTKTG